The Lysobacter oculi genomic sequence CCGGGTCGATGCCGACGTTGCGCAGCACGTTCGGATGCACCATCCCGCAACCCAGCACTTCCAGCCAGCGCTGGCTGCCGTCGGGCTGCGCCCAGGCGATGTCCACTTCCGCCGACGGCTCGGTGAAGGGGAAGTAGCTCGGGCGGAAGCGCATCTCGAACTCGCGCCCGAAGAACGCCTGCACGAAGGCCGCGAGCGTGCCCTTGAGGTCGGCGAAGCTGGCGTGCTCGTCCACCAGCAGGCCTTCGACCTGGTGGAACATCGGCGTGTGGGTCTGGTCGGAATCGCTGCGATAGACCTTGCCGGCGGCGATCATCCGCAGCGGCGGTTCCTGCCCGGCGCGCACGTGGTCCAGCATGTAGCGCACCTGCACGCCCGAGGTGTGCGTGCGCAGCAGGCGGCCGTCCGGGAAGTAGAACGTGTCGTGCATCGCACGCGCCGGGTGGTGCGGCGGAAAATTGAGCGCCTCGAAGTTGTGCCAGTCGTCCTCGATCTCCGGCCCCTGCGCCAGCTCGTAGCCCAGCCCGGCGAAGATCGTTTCGATGCGTTCCAGCGTGCGGCTCACCGGGTGCAGCGTGCCGGCTTCCGCATCGCGGCCCGGCAGGGTGATGTCGATGGATTCCGACGCCAGGCGCGCGTCGAGCGCGGCGGATTCCAGCACGTCCTTGCGCGTGGACAGCGCGTCGGTGATGGCATCGCGCGCGCGGTTGATGGCTTCGCCGGCCGGCTTGCGCGCTTCGGGCGGCAGCGCGCCCAGCGACTTCAGTTGCGTGGTCAGGCGGCCGGACTTGCCGAGCAGCGACACGCGCAGCGCTTCCAGCGCGTCGGGCGCGTCGGCGGCGGCGATGGCGGCCAGCGCCTCGGTTTGCAGGGATTCGATTTCGCTCATCGGCAGAGGTTAACCCGGTGGGCGGCAGGCATGGCCGAAGCCGCCTCGCCATGGTGTTTCGCAAATGGAAACGGGGAAGGACTCTCGCCCTTCCCCGCCTGTTTCGTTCCGCAGAGTCAGGCGATTGCTCGCCTGCCGGGGATCACTCGGCCTCGCGGCCGCCCTGCAGTTCGTCCTGGAGCACCTTCAGCTCGTCCATCTTGCCGGCAGCGGCCAATTCGGCCTGCTGCGGCCAGGTGGTCGGGTCGTGCGCGGCGAACTGGCTGCCGGCGGCGTCGAGGATCTCGCGCAGCTTGGCCACGTCGGCGTTGGCCAGGTCCTGGAAGCTCACGATGCCGGCGTCATTGAAGACTTCGGCGATCTTCGGGCCGATGCCCTCGATGATCTTCAGGTCGTCGCCCTTGGCAGCCTTCTTGGCCGGCGCCTTCTTGGCGGCCGGTGCGGCCTTTTCGGCCACCGGAGCCTTGGCGGCCTTCTTCGCCTTGGCCGGCTTGGCCTCGGGGACGAAGTTCGGCAGCGTGGCCGGACGGGTGATTTCGATGTTCAGCGCCTTGCCGGCAGCCTCGGCCAGATCGCCAAAGCCCTTGATGTCGTGGGCGGCGATGTCGGCCAGGACCTTGCGGTCAAGGGTGATGCCGGCCTTCAGCAGGCCGTTCATGAAGCGGCTGTACGACAGGCCGTACATGCGGGACGCGGCGTTGATACGCGCGATCCACAGGCTGCGGAACTGGCGCTTCTTCAGCTTGCGGCCGATGTAGGCGTACTGCTGCGCCTTGGTGACCGCCTGCTTGGCGACGCGGAAGACCTTGCGGCGGGCGTTGTAGTAGCCCTTCGCCTGGCTCAGGATTTTCTTGTGACGGCGTCGTGCGGTGACGCCACGCTTGACTCGTGCCATTTCTCAGTTCTCCTCAGGTATCAGGCGTAGGGCAGCTGGCGCGCGATGCGGCCGGCGTCGCCTGCGAACACGTAATGCGGCTGGCGCAGGTTGCGCTTCCGCTTCGTGGCCTTCTTGGTGAGGATGTGGCTGCGGTTGGCGCTGCCACGCTTGAACTTGCCGCTCGCGGTCTTCTTGAACCGCTTGCCGGCCGCACGATGCGATTTAATCTTCGGCATGGTGGTGATGTCCTGTCAGGTTGTTTATTCGACTGGTCAAGGCGGCATCCTGCGCGACCCGAAGACTGCGCGATGCTCTTTCCGTCCTGCCCTGACCCGCTTGTAAGCCGCTGATCCAAAAGGAAAATGCGGCGGGTCCAATCAAAAATACAGCCACTCCCGGCAAACCGGGAGCCGGCAAGTATGGGGGTTTTCGGCCCTGCGTGCAATCCGGGCCCTGAAACGAAGACGCCGGGCCAGGCCCGGCGTCGATTCCGCGATGTCGCGGCCTACTTCTTCTTCGGCGCGATCATCATCACCATCTGCCGGCCCTCAAGGCGCGGACGCGATTCGATGACGATGTCTTCGCCCAGGTCCTGCTCGATGCGCGAAGCCATCTCGCGGCCCAGTTCCTGGTGGCTCATCTCGCGGCCACGGAAGCGGATGTTGACCTTGACCTTGTCGCCCTCCTCCAGGAAACGGCGCATGTTGCGCAGCTTGATCTGGTAGTCGCCTTCATCAGTGACGGGGCGGAACTTCAGCTCCTTGATTTCCTGCTGCTTGGTCTTCTTCTTGGCCTCGTTGGCCTTCTTCTGCAGCTCGAACTTGAACTTGCCGAAGTCCATGATCTTGCAGACCGGCGGCTCGGCGTTGGGCTGGATCTCGACCAGGTCGAGCCCTTCCTCTTCCGCCTTTTCCAGCGCTTCGTCGCGCGAAAGCACGCCGATCATCTCGCCGTCGCTGCCGATCACGCGCACGCGCGGCACGCGGATTTCATGGTTCTTGCGGTTCTGTTTCTGGTCGTTGGTGCTGATGTGTCAATCTCCGGAGGGAATCGTGCCGGCCCGCCTTTCGCAGGGCGGACCGGGCTGTGCTCACGCGGACGGGACGTGCTCGCCCGCGAGGCGCGCGGCGAAGGCTTCGACGGTCATGCTGCCCAGATCCTCGCCCCCGCGCGTGCGCACCGCGACGTGGCCGTTTTCCTTCTCGCGGTCACCGACCACCAGCAGGTACGGCACGCGCTGCAGCGTGTGCTCGCGAATCTTATAGCCGATTTTTTCGTTCCGCAAATCGTCGGCCACCCGGAAGCCTTGATCTGCAAGGGTTTTCCGGACCTCGGCGACATAATCGGCCTGCGCGTCGGTGATATTCATCACCACCGCCTGGACCGGGGCCAGCCAGGCCGGGAACTGGCCGGCGTGGTGCTCGATGAGGATGCCGATGAAGCGCTCCATCGAGCCCACGATGGCCCGGTGCAGCATCACCGGATGGCGCTTCTGGCTGTGTTCGTCGATGTATTCGGCGCCGAGGCGGCTCGGCATCATGAAATCCACCTGCATCGTGCCCAGCTGCCAGGTGCGGCCGATGGCGTCCTTCAGGTGGTACTCGATCTTCGGGCCATAGAAGGCGCCCTCGCCCGGCAGCTCCTCCCACTCGACGCCGGCGCCGG encodes the following:
- a CDS encoding helix-hairpin-helix domain-containing protein produces the protein MAEKAAPAAKKAPAKKAAKGDDLKIIEGIGPKIAEVFNDAGIVSFQDLANADVAKLREILDAAGSQFAAHDPTTWPQQAELAAAGKMDELKVLQDELQGGREAE
- the rpmI gene encoding 50S ribosomal protein L35, translating into MPKIKSHRAAGKRFKKTASGKFKRGSANRSHILTKKATKRKRNLRQPHYVFAGDAGRIARQLPYA
- the infC gene encoding translation initiation factor IF-3; this translates as MSTNDQKQNRKNHEIRVPRVRVIGSDGEMIGVLSRDEALEKAEEEGLDLVEIQPNAEPPVCKIMDFGKFKFELQKKANEAKKKTKQQEIKELKFRPVTDEGDYQIKLRNMRRFLEEGDKVKVNIRFRGREMSHQELGREMASRIEQDLGEDIVIESRPRLEGRQMVMMIAPKKK
- the pheS gene encoding phenylalanine--tRNA ligase subunit alpha; this translates as MSEIESLQTEALAAIAAADAPDALEALRVSLLGKSGRLTTQLKSLGALPPEARKPAGEAINRARDAITDALSTRKDVLESAALDARLASESIDITLPGRDAEAGTLHPVSRTLERIETIFAGLGYELAQGPEIEDDWHNFEALNFPPHHPARAMHDTFYFPDGRLLRTHTSGVQVRYMLDHVRAGQEPPLRMIAAGKVYRSDSDQTHTPMFHQVEGLLVDEHASFADLKGTLAAFVQAFFGREFEMRFRPSYFPFTEPSAEVDIAWAQPDGSQRWLEVLGCGMVHPNVLRNVGIDPERYTGFAFGLGVERFAMLREGVDDLRSFFENDVRFLRRYA